From Candidatus Bathyarchaeia archaeon:
CATGGTTGTTCAACGGGCTAAACGGGTGGTTGTTCCACTGTTTGCGGCAACCTCCCTACTTCTAATGTTGGTTTTGCTTTCCGTTTAGGCTAACGCTAATAAGGGCGTGGATTCCAACTCTCAAATTCCGAGAAGGGTAAACTCTTGCTTAAAGAGATAAGAATCCACGGCAGAGGCGGGCAGGGTGCTGTAACGGCTGCCCAACTGCTGGCTCACGCTGCACACCTAGAAGGCAAGTATGTGCAAGCCTTTCCATATTTTGGCGCCGAACGCCGCGGGGCTCCAGTTAAAGCCTTCGCTAGAATAAGTGACGCTCCGATTCTTCTTCACAGCCAAATTTACCACCCCGATTACGTAGTGGTTCTGGATCCCCAACTCTACAAAATGATAGACGTAACTGAAGGTTTGAAGAAGGATGGGGTGATAATCCTAAACTCCACAAAAAAGCCTAACGAGATTGAGCTTGGATGTTGGCGTATAGCCACCGTAGATGCAACGGGCATAGCCCTTGAGCTGGGCCTCCTCATTGCAGGACAACCAATTGTTAACACTTCAATGGTCGGAGCTTTCGCTGGCGCCACCGGCGAGGTCAGCTTAGAGAGTGTCCTAAAGGCGATAAAGGAAAACTGGCGGGGTAGCGCCGGAGAAAAGAACGCCCAAGCAGCTGAGCTAGCCTATAAACGTTTGATTAAAGGGTGGTGAAACTTATGGGTGTCCCTAAAACCCGGAGGGAGATACCTCTCACACCGCTTTCTTTTCCTACAGTTGGTAGTATGGGGCGAACTGGCTCTTGGAGGACTTTCCGTCCAATAGTTGACTATTCAAAATGCACCAGATGCACGCTTTGTTGGATCTATTGTCCAGACGCTGCCATATCAAGGCGTGATGATGACTCGCCTGAAATTGACTATGACTACTGCAAGGGCTGCGGGATATGCGCCAACGAATGCCCAGTCAAAGCCATAACCATGAAAAGGGAGGAGGAATGAAATGGCGCGGATAGTTATTGACACGGCAAACCACATAGCTGGCTATGCTGCAAAGGCTGCAAGAGTAAAAGTGGTGGCCGCCTATCCAATAACGCCGCAGACCACAGTGGTTGAAAAGATTGCAGAGTTCGTGGAAACCGGAGAAATGGACGCTGAATACATCCGTGTAGAGTCAGAACATAGCGCCATGGCTGCCTGTATAGGCGCGGCAGCTGCTGGAGTAAGAACATTTACAGCAACTTCTGCTCATGGCTTAGCCTTAATGCATGAGGCCCTTCACTGGGCTTCCGGGGCGCGTCTGCCAATAGTTATGGTTGTTGTAAACCGAGCTATGGGGGCACCTTGGAGCATATGGCCGGACCTCAGCGATTCCCTATCGCAGAGGGATACAGGCTGGCTTCAGTTCTACTGCGCTGACAACCAAGAAGTCTTTGACACGATTATACAAGCGTATAGAATCTGCGAAGACGAGAGAGTCTTCCTCCCGGCGATGGTTTGCCTTGAAGGATTCATCCTATCACATACATATATGCCAGTTAAAATCCATGATCAAGATGAGATAGATGCTTTTCTTCCACCCTACAAGGCTGGATGGATTTTGGATGTAAATAACCCAGTCACCCATGCAAACCTTGTTTCGCCAGAGTGGTACATGGAATTTCGCTACAAAATACAGGAAGCTATGGAAAACGCGAAGAAACTGATACCCGAGGTGGACAGGGAATATGGAAAACGTTTCGGCTTCGAGTATGGCGGGCTTGTTGAAAAGTACCAATGTGAGGATGCAGAGCTAATCATATGCACCATGGGCACCATGGGCGCTGAAGCAAAAATAGCCGTCGACAACCTCAGAAAGGAGGGCTTAAACGTTGGAGTTGCCCGCATAAGAGTTTTCCGTCCCTTCCCAATCGAGGAGATTCGAAAACTTGCAAAGCAAGCTCGCATGATCGCCACTATAGACCGCCACATATCCTTTGGAATGGAAGGCTTCCTCGCGTCAGAAGTCAAGGCCTCCATATACCCGCTAAACGACAAGCCCCTAGTCGCTGGCTTCATTGCCGGTCTGGGGGGCAGAGATGTCACCTTCAAAACCATCGAAGAAATAGCCAAAAAAGCGTGGAAATGGCTGGACGCCGGAGTGGTTAAAAAGGAAACGGTGTGGGTCGATTTGAGGGAGTGAAAATGGTAACGATAAAAGAGCTTCCCAAAGAGGAGTATCTGCTTAAGGGACACGCGGCATGCGCCGGATGCGGCCCCTCAATTGCCCTGAGACTTTTGTTCAAAGCTTTGGGCAACAAAGTCATTCTCGTTGTTCCCGCATGCTGCACAACAGTCATTCAGGGGCCATACCCCTTCACAGCTTTTGCGGTTCCCCTTCAAAACATGCTTTTTGAAGCCACCGGTGCTGCGGCATCAGGCATAGCTGCTGCACTTCGCATTCGAGGGTTAGAAGACGTAACCGTTGTGGGGTGGGCTGGTGATGGTGGAACCGTCGATATAGGCATTCAAGCCTTATCAGGAGCTGCTGAGCGGGAGACAAACTTCATCTATATATGCTATGACAACGAGGCTTACGGCAATACTGGCTTGCAACGTAGTGGAGCAACTCCATACGGCGCTTGGACAACTACAACGCCCACGGGCAAAAAGGAGCGAAAGAAAAACATGCCCTTTATCATGGCGGCCCACAGAATTCCATACGTCGCAACGGCATGTCCCTCCTATCCCTTGGACTTCGTTAACAAACTCAGGAAGGCAAAAGAAATCAAGGGCACCAAATACATTCATGTGCTGACGCCTTGTCCTACTGGTTGGCGTTATGATGCAAGCAAAACCGTGGAAATTGGAAGGCTGGCCGTTCAGACTGGAATATGGGCGCTATACGAGATTGAGAATGGCAAGTTCCGACTTAGCCCGCCAAGCGACCGCCTAATTGACAAGTCAAAGCGGAAACCCGTGAAAGAATACTTGACAATGCAGGAGAGGTTCCGCCACCTCACAGAAGCCGACATCGAGAAAATCCAGAGGTGGGTGGACGAAGACTGGGAATACTATCAAGCCCTAACATCCATGGAGAGATGCTTTTAACGTAATAGTACACGAAAAATATATGAACCTAAATCAAGGTATGATATAGTCGTCGTCGCTCCTTCAATAAAGCATGGGTGATCGCGTATGACAGAAGAAAAGCAAAAGAGGACAGCAAAAGAGGAAACTGCGAAAGGTTCAACTCAAACAAATGAAAGCACCGTGCTAATCGGCAAAAAACCAGTAATGAACTATGTGCTTGCCTGTCTAACCTTCCTAAACTCTGGCGCACGAAAAATCGTTATTAAAGCCAGAGGACGGACAATCAGCAGAGCCGTCGACACTGTAGAACTGCTGAGAAGAGCCTTTGTCAAGGACCTGCAGGTTAAAGAGATCAACATCGGCACGGAGGAAGTAACCCGTGCGGAAGGCCAGAAAACCAATGTGTCGACCATTGAAATAACAGTGGTGAAACCGTAAAGCTCCGGCGAACCTTCAGCAACTATACTGCAAGCATAGCCTACATTAGGCTATAGACCTAATACATAGAAATCGATATTAGAGCCTTTTTTCTAAGTTAGTCCCTCCATTGGTGAGGCTCTATGACGGTTTATCCAAAAATCGTTGTGACTCCTCCGGGGCCAAAGGCTAGGGAGATCGTGAAAAAAGATGAGAGGTTGATTTCGCCATCCTATGTTCGCTTCTATCCGCTTGTCATAGAGTCAGGCGAGGGCTGTATAGTTAGGGACGTCGATGGAAACGAGTACATTGACTTTAATGCTGGGCTTGCATGTTTAAACGTTGGGCACAGGCATCCAAAGGTTGTCGAGGCCATAAAACGGCAATGCGACCGTTTCCTACACTACTCAAACACGGACTTCTACTATGAGGAGGTTGTTGAATTAGCCGAGAAGCTTGCGGAGATAACCCCTGGAAACTTTGAAAAGAAGGTGTTTTTCGGCAACAGTGGGACGGAGGCTGTTGAGGCAGCGATAAAGTTGGCAAAATGGCACACTAGAAAACAGCTTTTCATAGGCTTTATAAACGCTTTTCACGGGCGAACCATAGGCTCTCTATCCTTTACAGCTAGCAAACCAGCCCAGAGAAGATACTTCTTCCCCTTGATGCCGGGTGTAACGCATGTTCCATACCCCTACTGTTATCGCTGTCCCTTCAAGCAGACGTACCCGGACTGCCATTATTGGTGTGTTGACTTTATAGACGAGTTTGTTCTGCAAAAGTTTGTTCCGCCAGAGGATGTCGCCGCAATACTTTTTGAGCCAATTCAAGGCGAGGGCGGCTATGTTGTTCCACCACCCGAGTATTTTAAGCGCCTGAAGAAGCTTGCCGACAAATATGGCATTCTCTTGATAGACGATGAAGTGCAGTCTGGTATGGGAAGAACTGGGAAGTGGTTTGCCATCGAACATTGGGAGGTTGAACCCGACATCATCTGCAGTGCTAAGGCGTTGGCGTCAGGTCTGCCTCTCGGCGCCACCATAGCTAAGGCAAAAATAATGGACTGGACAGGCGGGTCCCATGCAAGCACTTTCGGCGGAAATCCGGTTTCATGCGCCGCAGCCCTAGCAGTTATTGAGGTAATAAAAGAGGAGAGGTTGCTGGAGAACGCCGCAAAACAGGGAATGTATATCTTGAAAAGGCTTGAGGAGCTTAAAGAAAACTGCGATATCGTCGGCGATGTCAGAGGCAAGGGTCTCATGATAGGCATGGAACTAGTCGAGGACAAGGAAAGTAAAAAACCCGCTCCGGATAAAGCCAGAGAAGTTATGATGCGCTCATGGAAACGAGGCGTAGCCGTCATAACCTGCGGCGTTTCAACTATAAGAATGATGCCTCCACTAAATATCACAAGAGAGCTTGTAGATGCAGCCCTAGACATAATCGAGGATGCAGTGAAAGAGGTCGAACGTGAAAAACAGTGAAACTATCACATGAAAATCCGAAAACTCCGCATCGAGGACTACCCAAAACTGGTTAGCCTCTGGACCAAAGCTGGGCTGCCCTTTAAACCAAGGGGCAGAGACAGTCCAGAAGCGGTAGCTAAGCAAATGACGGAAAACCCGGACTTCTTCATAGGAGCCTTCGAAGACGAAAAACTCATAGGCGCTGTTATTGCGAGTTCGGATGGACGAAAGGGTTGGATTAACCGGTTAGCCGTCGACCCAGAATATAGACGGTGGGGTGTCGCCAAGGCCTTAATCGCTGAGGCTGAGAGGGTGCTTAGCCAAAAGGGAATAAGGATATTTTGCGCCTTGATTGAGGATTCAAATACAGCGTCTAAAGAGCTTTTCAAAAAATGTGGGTATGTGGAACATCGCGACATCATCTATTTCAGCAAAAGAGAAAGCGACGACATATAGCCCTCTAAGCCTCCCTTTTTTCCGGTTTTGGCTCCTTTACCCAAAAGAGTATTAGCGCTGTTGATGGAACGGTTAAGGCGGCAACCAGTAGGAATGGAAGCTGCGGTGAAACTTTCTCGTAAAGTAGACCGCCCAAACCGCCACCTATCGCCATAGCAATGTACATGAAAAAGTTCATAGACCCCGTCACTTTTCCACGATGTTCTTGGGGAACCAGGTCGGCGAAGAGCGACTGGTAAGAGGCGAAGCCCAAAAGCATCGAGAATCCGGCAAGGGGCATCGCTATAAAGAGTGTTAGATAACTTCCGTATAAGAACAGCAGCATAGCCGGGACGATTAAGAGATGCGACAGTATCAATGGAATTTTCCTTCCAGCCTTATCTATCAGTTTGCCTGCTGGGATGGCGGAAACCAGCATGCAGATAAAGAGCGCTGTTGAAACATACCCCCACCTTATGCGGGCTAGCTGAAGGGCTGGATCCTGTTGTGGTGGGATCCCAGGAGTGGGCTGGCCTCCTATTTGTAGCACGTAGAAAGCGTATACCAAAAAGAGTGCTTGAATCATGAAAAGTGATGAACGTGTTATCATTTCTGACAGGAATAGAAAGAGCATCGAGCGAGGTACAACCTTCCATACGGCTATTCCGTCCTTCAAAGCCTTAGGATAGGCGCGTGCGATTTCCTTCAAGCTTGCTTTTTCAACGTTCTCCAAGGTTTCTTTTAGTTTCAGTCTTACAGTGGCGGCTGCGAGGTAAAATATTACGACTATAGTGTATGCTATGCGCATTCCCAGTTCTGAGCCGAAGGTGGCGACTAGAAATAGGGCGATTATAGGTGCTGGTGTTGTTGAAACACTCATTATGAGGTTTAAAACGGAGAAGCCCATTCCGCGCTTTTCTGGTGGAAGCGAGTCTGCCATTATGGCGTTTAACGCTGGCTGATAGATTAGGCAGAAGTTCTGTAAAATTGCCCCGATGAGGATGAAATGCCAGCTTGGAGCCGCTGCATAGAAAACAAAAGATAGGGCTACCCCGAAGGTGAGGGTGGATATAAGCCAGCGTCTTCCATATTTATCCGCCAAGTAGCCTCCAGGGAACTGGACAAGCGCAAGGGTCAATAGTGAGACAAAGGATATTACTCCGAGGATTAATGGGCTGCCTCCAAGCTGAATCACATAGTCCGAATAATATGTTCCCGGGATTTCGTGGGCGAAATCCATTAGAATCCAGCTTATCACTAAGATTAGGTAGTTTCCTTTGAAAAAGGAGAATTCCTCACTCAGCTTGTCTCTTAATGGCAATTCTCCTGCTCCACACTTAGAAGTCAAATGGCTTTGCTATAACCTCTCTTATCTTCAAATCGAAGAATCTGAAAGTGTTAGCTGGCTTTATTCGAAGCGCTGTGTCTGCGCCTCTGCCTGTTCCGGCGATGGCTACCACATCCCTATCCACTGGTATTAGACCCGCATCAGCAGCCATTAACGTGATTTCCACACATACTTTTGTCCCCTCTCCCATAAGCCTAAGAGTGTTGGCAATCAACTCTAGCGGCTGAAGTGTTCCAAAGTTTTTTCTGATAGCCCGCTCCACACTGCTCAGTGCATGGGTTCCCGTGAAAATTTTGGCTCCATTCCGCAAAATCTCCTCCTTAAACTCCTCCCTCAACTCGTTCTCTCCGGGTTTCTGAAAGCCAAAGCAGTGGGTAACCACGATGACGTTGTGTCCCTTGAAGGTTTTAGCCGCCTTTACACCCGTTTCACCCGTGGTTGAGGCAACTACAACGTCCCTTATGCCCTCTTTTTCGATGTAATCCTTAACAATCTTTAACAGGGTGTCCGTGTTCTGGTCTCCAGCAGTCTGGAAATACGTTACCTTTCTTTCAGTGTAGCTCATCCCGACGTCCCCCTTCTCTTAGCATTCTCTCTCACAGTTTTCCTTTTTAACTCTGTTCCACAAACTTGGCATGTTTTTGATTTGTAGTCCGCGGGATATTTTCTCCAGCATGCTGGGCAATACCTAATCCACTTCAAGAGTCGACGTATTCCAAAAGTTGCTAATGGAGCGTATTCTATGCCTAAATGTCTGGCTACATTCTGTATAGAATAATCGTCTGTTGCAATGAGGGGCTTGTATCCACGTGCTTTTAGCTGGAGAGCTAAAGCCAGAACCTGCATATCTGTTTTTGAGAGGAAAGAGTAGTCGCCAAGCGTGCTTGCCGAAGCCTTAACTTCTTCAATAAACCTGTCATCCGGAGTTTCCACCTTCAGTTTCCCGCTTTCTATGGCCGTTTTGATCCGCATGCAGGCCACGGGGTCTCCTGCAAACTCCATCTCAACCATCGGCACAGTATACTGGTCTTCACTCATCGAAAATGGGTCGAAACCTGCTACAAAAGCTGAAGTATCCAAAACAATGACTTTCTTTTCGCTTTTTCCCGTTAGACTTTTCCCCCAGCCCCGTGGAATAGGAGCCTACCCCTCAAGCGATTGTAGAAGTTCTCTCGAAACCTTATAAAGCGGGTTTCATTCTCGGAGCGTGTAACCGTTATACGCGTGTTTGGGGTTTCCATAAACTCCCTATAGGCGCCGTCAATAACTGCCAAAACTCTTTTTGGCCTGTGCACTTTCACGGTGATTTTTGAATTTGCTGGAAAAACTATGGAACGCAGCACGCTGAGGGAACAAACAGGTGTTAAAATGAAAGCTTCCACAGATGGATCCAAAACCGGTCCTCCGGCGGACAGCGAGTATCCCGTGGAACCTGTTGGCGTTGCTATCATTACGCCGTCTGCTTGGCAGTCTAGAACATGCTCTCCATCTTTAAAGACCTTGGCGTACAACAGCCTTACGGGTTCATCAACAGTTATCAAAACCTCATTTAGAGCATCTGGTAGTCTTCTGTTTCCAACTGTTATGGAGAGTTTTGCGCATTTTTCTATCATGAACTCGCCTTTTAGGCACTTGTCTATGGCGGTGAATGTTTCCTCTGGCGACACTTCCGTCAAGAAGCCTCTGACGCCCATGTTTACCGCCAGTATTGGTGGTTCAGGTTTTGGAATAGCAACACAGGTCCTCAGAATTGTCCCATCTCCCCCTATCGTTATTATGAAGTCTGTTTTCATGCTCTCTAGTGGGAGGAAATCCCAGTTCTTTTTCAGCTTTCCCCGCAGCGTCTCTTCGATATAGACTTTCAATCCCTTTTTGGTTAGATATTTAGCTGTGTCCTCCACGAGTTTTAGGGCTTTCCTTTTGTCAAAGCGTGCCACGATGCCGGCAGTTTTAAGCAACCTTATTCCCGTTCCCTTCTTGAAGCAAACGTAAATTTGTTACCTTAACTTATATATGGGTGTTGTTTAAAATTGCTGTGGTAAACCGTTAAGCTGGTGATGATGTGAGTAAGCCCGTTGATGTTGGAAGCCTTCGTGAGGGCGGATACATTATTGTGGATGGAGAACCCTGCCGAATAGTCGAAATAACAAAGTCAAAACCGGGAAAACATGGGTCAGCTAAAGCCAGAATAGTTGCCATAGGCATTTTTGATGGAGTTAAGCGAAGTATAGTTAAGCCCGTCGACGCCATGGCTGAAGTACCCATAATCGAGAAGCGAAGCGGACAGGTTTTCGCTGTAACACCTTCAAGTGTGCAAATAATGGACTTAGAAACCTATGAATATCTAGATGCTCCTATCCCAGAAGAGGAGGAATTAAAGGCGAAACTAGCACCCGGCATAGAAGTCGAGTATTGGCGGATCCTTGGAAGAGTAAAAATAGTTCGAACCAAGTAATCAAAAGAAATGCTCAGTTCATCTCCACCATTCCCAATCAAGCTTTTTGAAAGCTACATACAAAATTAAAAGGATCACACCCCAGCTTAGGGCTATAGCCGCCACTTCTAGAATTATATGCGTGTCGCTTAGGTAGGTGTAGGCCGCCCAAGCGCTTAATCCACATAACCCCACCAGAATTAAAATGAACGTTGCACATTGTATTGCCTTCTCAGCAGCCAATAAATCACCAGCCTTAAACCTAAGTTTGGACTGTTTTGGGTTTAAATGTTTTCATAAATCCTTATTTGGTCGTTAATGCATGTTAAAATTGAAGCCGATGACGCGAGAAGAGCCGTCTGAGCAGTGATGACCTCTGAGGAGAGCTGAGGCTTCACTCGATGGGAATCTCATATTCATGTTTTCTCGGCAAGCGGATCTCCAAAATCCCCCTCTTGAAGCGGATTTCCATACGATCCATGTAAACCGGCACCGGGATTCTTGTACGGCAATGGAACCTTTGAAATTCGCCCCTGTAGTGGGTTATGCCGAAGTCGTCAAAGCTGACTTTACGCCTCATCTTGGCGGAAACTTCGATAACATCCTTGCCAACGGGCTTAACTTGTATGGTGTTCTCCTCCGCATAAGGCAAGTCAACAGTCACTATAACCTCGTCGCTTGTTATTAGTATGTCCCGAAGAGGCTCCATGGTGCATGTCCTACAGTTCCAGCTTGGCCTTTCTAGGAGGGATTCTCTAACCCTTTCAGCCCAAGCTTCAAGGCTCTCAAAATATTCGTCAATTATATCGAAGATGGAGCGCCTCCTTCTGAATCTCTCCTCCTCCATGAGCTTTTCCTCCTATGAGATGTAGAGTGGGATGTCATATTCCTGTGTTTTTCGCATTCTGGCTAATTCCTGTTGAGTTCTCTTCATCATGTCTCTTGCCTTCAAACGTATTTCCTCGCCTTTTTCCAGAAGTTTTGAAACATCAACTTTTATGCCTGTAACCATGCCTAAATATTCCAGAGCTTTAGCTGCAGCCTCTGGGTCTGGATATTGGAAGAAGCACTGTGCTAGGAGGGTTAGGGCTGGCAGCCCCAAGGTTGAGCAGTATTGAAGCATAACTGCTTGGGGGCCAACCATATAACCCTCCCGCAGTATCTCTATGCCCTTTTCCTGAACCATTTTCAGTGTTTCTGAATTTGAGGCTGCGGCGAAAACTTTCAGTTCTTCAAGGTCTTGTCTGTCTTGGACTGGTATGCCACTTATAGAAATCATCATTTTTACCTCTTTGCTCCGGCCCCAATCGATCAGCGCGTGCATGATTGGGTATATGAGTTCTCCTTGTAGTGCGGTTTCGGACACCGCCAAGAGGATGTTGTGGTTTCCGAAAATTCTTACGGGTGAGTGGGGCAGGCCTTCATGCAAAACGATCACTGGCGGTAGAAGCGGGGAATCCATGTAGGCAACCTCCTCTAACCCAAGTTCCAGAATTAAATGGGAGGCAGCTATAACGCCCACTAGGCCAACGTCTGGAAAACCAAAAAGCATGACGGCGCCTTTTGGGATTTCCTTTCTTTCAATAATTCTTATTTCATCTTTCAAAATTTCAGTCCTCTCTCAAATCTTCTATCGGTTGATTGTAAAAACCTTACGGAATAACCGTTTTCTCTAAATGTTTCACCTTGAACTCGTCTATTCTGGCGAGAATTTTTTCTATCTGAAGATGGGCTTTCATCTCATTTTGCCATTCTTCCGGAAGCCTCCGCTTAAATCTTCCAGCTGCACGTCTGTCCATTATCACAATTATGCCTTTATCTTCCGGGCTGCGTTGGAGTCTTCCGGCGGACTGGGCTAGGGCATTCAGGCACGGTATTGTGTTGGCGTATTCCATGGCTTTGTCGCCGAACTTCTCCTTGAAGTATTTGTACAATGCTTTCTGAAGCTCTGTTTTTTTGGGATAAGG
This genomic window contains:
- a CDS encoding pyruvate ferredoxin oxidoreductase subunit gamma, which produces MLKEIRIHGRGGQGAVTAAQLLAHAAHLEGKYVQAFPYFGAERRGAPVKAFARISDAPILLHSQIYHPDYVVVLDPQLYKMIDVTEGLKKDGVIILNSTKKPNEIELGCWRIATVDATGIALELGLLIAGQPIVNTSMVGAFAGATGEVSLESVLKAIKENWRGSAGEKNAQAAELAYKRLIKGW
- a CDS encoding 4Fe-4S binding protein — translated: MGRTGSWRTFRPIVDYSKCTRCTLCWIYCPDAAISRRDDDSPEIDYDYCKGCGICANECPVKAITMKREEE
- a CDS encoding transketolase C-terminal domain-containing protein — protein: MARIVIDTANHIAGYAAKAARVKVVAAYPITPQTTVVEKIAEFVETGEMDAEYIRVESEHSAMAACIGAAAAGVRTFTATSAHGLALMHEALHWASGARLPIVMVVVNRAMGAPWSIWPDLSDSLSQRDTGWLQFYCADNQEVFDTIIQAYRICEDERVFLPAMVCLEGFILSHTYMPVKIHDQDEIDAFLPPYKAGWILDVNNPVTHANLVSPEWYMEFRYKIQEAMENAKKLIPEVDREYGKRFGFEYGGLVEKYQCEDAELIICTMGTMGAEAKIAVDNLRKEGLNVGVARIRVFRPFPIEEIRKLAKQARMIATIDRHISFGMEGFLASEVKASIYPLNDKPLVAGFIAGLGGRDVTFKTIEEIAKKAWKWLDAGVVKKETVWVDLRE
- the porB gene encoding pyruvate synthase subunit PorB, which gives rise to MVTIKELPKEEYLLKGHAACAGCGPSIALRLLFKALGNKVILVVPACCTTVIQGPYPFTAFAVPLQNMLFEATGAAASGIAAALRIRGLEDVTVVGWAGDGGTVDIGIQALSGAAERETNFIYICYDNEAYGNTGLQRSGATPYGAWTTTTPTGKKERKKNMPFIMAAHRIPYVATACPSYPLDFVNKLRKAKEIKGTKYIHVLTPCPTGWRYDASKTVEIGRLAVQTGIWALYEIENGKFRLSPPSDRLIDKSKRKPVKEYLTMQERFRHLTEADIEKIQRWVDEDWEYYQALTSMERCF
- the albA gene encoding DNA-binding protein Alba gives rise to the protein MTEEKQKRTAKEETAKGSTQTNESTVLIGKKPVMNYVLACLTFLNSGARKIVIKARGRTISRAVDTVELLRRAFVKDLQVKEINIGTEEVTRAEGQKTNVSTIEITVVKP
- a CDS encoding acetyl ornithine aminotransferase family protein; this encodes MTVYPKIVVTPPGPKAREIVKKDERLISPSYVRFYPLVIESGEGCIVRDVDGNEYIDFNAGLACLNVGHRHPKVVEAIKRQCDRFLHYSNTDFYYEEVVELAEKLAEITPGNFEKKVFFGNSGTEAVEAAIKLAKWHTRKQLFIGFINAFHGRTIGSLSFTASKPAQRRYFFPLMPGVTHVPYPYCYRCPFKQTYPDCHYWCVDFIDEFVLQKFVPPEDVAAILFEPIQGEGGYVVPPPEYFKRLKKLADKYGILLIDDEVQSGMGRTGKWFAIEHWEVEPDIICSAKALASGLPLGATIAKAKIMDWTGGSHASTFGGNPVSCAAALAVIEVIKEERLLENAAKQGMYILKRLEELKENCDIVGDVRGKGLMIGMELVEDKESKKPAPDKAREVMMRSWKRGVAVITCGVSTIRMMPPLNITRELVDAALDIIEDAVKEVEREKQ
- a CDS encoding GNAT family N-acetyltransferase — its product is MKIRKLRIEDYPKLVSLWTKAGLPFKPRGRDSPEAVAKQMTENPDFFIGAFEDEKLIGAVIASSDGRKGWINRLAVDPEYRRWGVAKALIAEAERVLSQKGIRIFCALIEDSNTASKELFKKCGYVEHRDIIYFSKRESDDI
- a CDS encoding MFS transporter, encoding MPLRDKLSEEFSFFKGNYLILVISWILMDFAHEIPGTYYSDYVIQLGGSPLILGVISFVSLLTLALVQFPGGYLADKYGRRWLISTLTFGVALSFVFYAAAPSWHFILIGAILQNFCLIYQPALNAIMADSLPPEKRGMGFSVLNLIMSVSTTPAPIIALFLVATFGSELGMRIAYTIVVIFYLAAATVRLKLKETLENVEKASLKEIARAYPKALKDGIAVWKVVPRSMLFLFLSEMITRSSLFMIQALFLVYAFYVLQIGGQPTPGIPPQQDPALQLARIRWGYVSTALFICMLVSAIPAGKLIDKAGRKIPLILSHLLIVPAMLLFLYGSYLTLFIAMPLAGFSMLLGFASYQSLFADLVPQEHRGKVTGSMNFFMYIAMAIGGGLGGLLYEKVSPQLPFLLVAALTVPSTALILFWVKEPKPEKREA
- a CDS encoding pyruvate kinase alpha/beta domain-containing protein, with the protein product MSYTERKVTYFQTAGDQNTDTLLKIVKDYIEKEGIRDVVVASTTGETGVKAAKTFKGHNVIVVTHCFGFQKPGENELREEFKEEILRNGAKIFTGTHALSSVERAIRKNFGTLQPLELIANTLRLMGEGTKVCVEITLMAADAGLIPVDRDVVAIAGTGRGADTALRIKPANTFRFFDLKIREVIAKPFDF
- a CDS encoding NAD(+)/NADH kinase, producing the protein MLKTAGIVARFDKRKALKLVEDTAKYLTKKGLKVYIEETLRGKLKKNWDFLPLESMKTDFIITIGGDGTILRTCVAIPKPEPPILAVNMGVRGFLTEVSPEETFTAIDKCLKGEFMIEKCAKLSITVGNRRLPDALNEVLITVDEPVRLLYAKVFKDGEHVLDCQADGVMIATPTGSTGYSLSAGGPVLDPSVEAFILTPVCSLSVLRSIVFPANSKITVKVHRPKRVLAVIDGAYREFMETPNTRITVTRSENETRFIRFRENFYNRLRGRLLFHGAGGKV
- a CDS encoding translation initiation factor IF-5A, whose translation is MSKPVDVGSLREGGYIIVDGEPCRIVEITKSKPGKHGSAKARIVAIGIFDGVKRSIVKPVDAMAEVPIIEKRSGQVFAVTPSSVQIMDLETYEYLDAPIPEEEELKAKLAPGIEVEYWRILGRVKIVRTK
- a CDS encoding Hsp20/alpha crystallin family protein, with product MEEERFRRRRSIFDIIDEYFESLEAWAERVRESLLERPSWNCRTCTMEPLRDILITSDEVIVTVDLPYAEENTIQVKPVGKDVIEVSAKMRRKVSFDDFGITHYRGEFQRFHCRTRIPVPVYMDRMEIRFKRGILEIRLPRKHEYEIPIE
- a CDS encoding proteasome assembly chaperone family protein, with amino-acid sequence MKDEIRIIERKEIPKGAVMLFGFPDVGLVGVIAASHLILELGLEEVAYMDSPLLPPVIVLHEGLPHSPVRIFGNHNILLAVSETALQGELIYPIMHALIDWGRSKEVKMMISISGIPVQDRQDLEELKVFAAASNSETLKMVQEKGIEILREGYMVGPQAVMLQYCSTLGLPALTLLAQCFFQYPDPEAAAKALEYLGMVTGIKVDVSKLLEKGEEIRLKARDMMKRTQQELARMRKTQEYDIPLYIS